Proteins encoded within one genomic window of Xiphophorus maculatus strain JP 163 A chromosome 11, X_maculatus-5.0-male, whole genome shotgun sequence:
- the msn gene encoding moesin isoform X2: MLNWSLPFSPAQRGSNSLTRVLDQHKLNKEQWEERIQVWHEEHKGMMREESMMEYLKIAQDLEMYGVNYFNIKNKKGTELFLGVDALGLNIYEQNDKMTPKIGFPWSEIRNISFNDKKFVIKPIDKKAPDFVFYAPRLRINKRILALCMGNHELYMRRRKPDTIEVQQMKAQAREEKNHKKMERALLENEKRKREVAEKEKEKIEKEKEELMEKLKQIEDQTKKAQQELEEQTQRALELEQERKRSQEEAERLESELKGAEEAKMALLQQSENQMKNQEHLATELADLTSKISLLEDAKKKKEEEAIEWQQKATTVQEDLEKTKEELKNKVMAAHVQEPLNAENEHDENDESSAEASAEFTAAATYKDRSEEERMTEAEKNERLQKHLLALSSELANARDDTKKTVNDMIHAENMKAGRDKYKTLRQIRSGNTKQRIDEFECM; this comes from the exons ATGCTGAACTGGAGTTTGCCATTCAGCCCAGCACAACGGGGAAGCAACTCTTTGACCAG AGTACTGGATCAGCACAAACTCAACAAAGAGCAGTGGGAGGAGAGGATTCAAGTGTGGCATGAAGAACACAAGGGCATGATGAG GGAGGAATCCATGATGGAGTACCTGAAGATCGCCCAGGATCTGGAGATGTATGGAGTCAACTACTTCAACATCAAGAACAAGAAAGGAACTGAGCTGTTTCTGGGAGTGGATGCTCTGGGTCTCAACATTTATGAACAGAATGACAA AATGACGCCCAAAATTGGATTTCCTTGGAGTGAAATAAGGAACATTTCCTTCAACGACAAGAAGTTTGTCATCAAACCAATTGACAAGAAAGCACCA GACTTTGTATTCTACGCCCCGAGGCTGCGCATCAACAAACGCATCCTGGCTCTGTGCATGGGCAACCATGAGCTGTACATGCGCCGCCGCAAACCCGACACCATTGAGGTGCAGCAAATGAAGGCGCAGGCTCGGGAGGAGAAGAACCACAAAAAGATGGAGAG gGCTCTGTTGGAGAacgaaaagaggaaaagagaggtcgcagaaaaagagaaggaaaagattgagaaagagaaggaggagctgATGGAGAAATTGAAGCAGATTGAAGATCAGACCAAAAAAGCCCAACAAG AGCTGGAGGAGCAGACTCAGAGGGCTCtggagctggagcaggagaggaaGCGTTCTCAGGAGGAGGCCGAACGTCTGGAATCTGAGCTGAAGGGAGCTGAGGAAGCCAAGATGGCACTGCTGCAGCAGTCAGAGAACCAGATGAAGAACCAAGAACACCTG GCCACAGAGTTGGCTGACCTGACTTCAAAGATCTCTCTCCTGGAGGAtgctaaaaagaagaaagaagaagaggcAATTGAGTGGCAGCAGAAG GCCACCACAGTGCAGGAGGACCTGGAGAAGACCAAAGAAGAGCTTAAGAACAAAGTGATGGCGGCCCATGTCCAGGAGCCACTCAATGCCGAGAATGAGCATGACGAGAATGACGAGAGCAGCGCCGAGGCTAGCGCCGAGTTCACGGCTGCGGCTACGTACAAGGACCGCAGCGAAGAGGAGCGAATGACCGAAGCCGAGAAGAACGAGCGTCTGCAGAAACATCTACTT gCTCTGAGCTCAGAGCTGGCCAACGCCCGAGATGACACCAAGAAGACGGTGAACGACATGATCCACGCGGAGAACATGAAAGCTGGACGCGACAAGTACAAGACCCTCAGACAGATCCGGTCGGGCAACACCAAACAGCGCATCGACGAGTTCGAATGCATGTGA
- the msn gene encoding moesin isoform X1 encodes MPKTVSVRVITMDAELEFAIQPSTTGKQLFDQVVKTIGLREVWYFGLQYQDTKGFSTWLKLNKKVTAQDVRKENPLFFKFRGKFFPEDVTEELIQDATQRLFFLQVKEAILNDDIYCPPETAVLLASYAVQAKFGDYNKEVHTSGYLSSENLLPQRVLDQHKLNKEQWEERIQVWHEEHKGMMREESMMEYLKIAQDLEMYGVNYFNIKNKKGTELFLGVDALGLNIYEQNDKMTPKIGFPWSEIRNISFNDKKFVIKPIDKKAPDFVFYAPRLRINKRILALCMGNHELYMRRRKPDTIEVQQMKAQAREEKNHKKMERALLENEKRKREVAEKEKEKIEKEKEELMEKLKQIEDQTKKAQQELEEQTQRALELEQERKRSQEEAERLESELKGAEEAKMALLQQSENQMKNQEHLATELADLTSKISLLEDAKKKKEEEAIEWQQKATTVQEDLEKTKEELKNKVMAAHVQEPLNAENEHDENDESSAEASAEFTAAATYKDRSEEERMTEAEKNERLQKHLLALSSELANARDDTKKTVNDMIHAENMKAGRDKYKTLRQIRSGNTKQRIDEFECM; translated from the exons GTCAGTGTGCGTGTTATCACGATGGATGCTGAACTGGAGTTTGCCATTCAGCCCAGCACAACGGGGAAGCAACTCTTTGACCAG gtGGTAAAGACCATTGGACTAAGAGAGGTTTGGTACTTCGGACTCCAGTACCAGGATACAAAGGGTTTCTCTACCTGGCTGAAGCTCAATAAGAAG GTGACAGCCCAGGATGTGAGGAAGGAAAACCCGCTCTTTTTCAAGTTCCGTGGCAAGTTCTTCCCTGAGGATGTAACGGAGGAGCTGATCCAGGATGCCACACAGCGGCTCTTCTTCCTGCAGGTGAAGGAGGCGATCCTAAACGACGACATCTACTGCCCCCCTGAGACGGCGGTGCTCCTGGCCTCTTACGCCGTGCAGGCCAAGTTCGGCGACTACAACAAGGAGGTGCACACGTCGGGCTACCTGAGCAGTGAAAACCTGCTCCCTCAGAG AGTACTGGATCAGCACAAACTCAACAAAGAGCAGTGGGAGGAGAGGATTCAAGTGTGGCATGAAGAACACAAGGGCATGATGAG GGAGGAATCCATGATGGAGTACCTGAAGATCGCCCAGGATCTGGAGATGTATGGAGTCAACTACTTCAACATCAAGAACAAGAAAGGAACTGAGCTGTTTCTGGGAGTGGATGCTCTGGGTCTCAACATTTATGAACAGAATGACAA AATGACGCCCAAAATTGGATTTCCTTGGAGTGAAATAAGGAACATTTCCTTCAACGACAAGAAGTTTGTCATCAAACCAATTGACAAGAAAGCACCA GACTTTGTATTCTACGCCCCGAGGCTGCGCATCAACAAACGCATCCTGGCTCTGTGCATGGGCAACCATGAGCTGTACATGCGCCGCCGCAAACCCGACACCATTGAGGTGCAGCAAATGAAGGCGCAGGCTCGGGAGGAGAAGAACCACAAAAAGATGGAGAG gGCTCTGTTGGAGAacgaaaagaggaaaagagaggtcgcagaaaaagagaaggaaaagattgagaaagagaaggaggagctgATGGAGAAATTGAAGCAGATTGAAGATCAGACCAAAAAAGCCCAACAAG AGCTGGAGGAGCAGACTCAGAGGGCTCtggagctggagcaggagaggaaGCGTTCTCAGGAGGAGGCCGAACGTCTGGAATCTGAGCTGAAGGGAGCTGAGGAAGCCAAGATGGCACTGCTGCAGCAGTCAGAGAACCAGATGAAGAACCAAGAACACCTG GCCACAGAGTTGGCTGACCTGACTTCAAAGATCTCTCTCCTGGAGGAtgctaaaaagaagaaagaagaagaggcAATTGAGTGGCAGCAGAAG GCCACCACAGTGCAGGAGGACCTGGAGAAGACCAAAGAAGAGCTTAAGAACAAAGTGATGGCGGCCCATGTCCAGGAGCCACTCAATGCCGAGAATGAGCATGACGAGAATGACGAGAGCAGCGCCGAGGCTAGCGCCGAGTTCACGGCTGCGGCTACGTACAAGGACCGCAGCGAAGAGGAGCGAATGACCGAAGCCGAGAAGAACGAGCGTCTGCAGAAACATCTACTT gCTCTGAGCTCAGAGCTGGCCAACGCCCGAGATGACACCAAGAAGACGGTGAACGACATGATCCACGCGGAGAACATGAAAGCTGGACGCGACAAGTACAAGACCCTCAGACAGATCCGGTCGGGCAACACCAAACAGCGCATCGACGAGTTCGAATGCATGTGA